The window AAGGGCGGCGGACACATGGACTGCTATTTCTGCCGCGTCTGCGGATGTCGCGTCTTGCACCGCGCGCACGACAAGCGCGGCACTCCGAGCCAGACTGTCAGCATCAAGGGAGGGCTCATCGCGGGGCTCCAGATGGACCGGGGGAAACACATCTGGACGAGCAGCGCCGTCGTACGGATCCCCGAGGAGGCTGAGAGGTGGGCCGAGTCGCCGCCTGGCACTCCCACTGACAACGACCAGTGAGGAGGTTATTGTCTGTCAAGATGGTCACACGAAGAGTGGAGGGGCGGGGTCTCAGCTGGAaactccccccccccccccccccccccccccccacctctGATAACCATATTCGCTTGCGAACGAGGGCTCCGTGGTAGTCTGAACCTTTGGCAGAGACCGCTAGTTGAATCATTTACAGTTATAAACGTTCTATGTACTTCCAAATATGACACGGGAGAAGCAGATAAAGTGTGCGCATTGCGAAGTCCTCGGCCCCGGTATGATATACATCTCCATTGGCAACGCTGAATGAAGCCTCCTTTCAAGGCATCAACACGGGTCCGATCTGGCGTCTTTTAAGCGTGACGAGACAGGGAACGCTGGCCGATGCTGCGCTTGCCGCTCATCAGCTTGACGCTCTCGTCGTAGTCCGACGTGCCGTTGGTGGGATCGGCGTCCTTCTACACCGTGTGTCAGTACTCTGGGCTCCATCAaccacaaaaaaaaaaaaaaaagaataaaaaaagaacaaaaaaaaggaagggaaCCGGGGGATCAACTCACAGCAT is drawn from Colletotrichum destructivum chromosome 6, complete sequence and contains these coding sequences:
- a CDS encoding Putative CENP-V/GFA domain, Mss4-like superfamily protein, which codes for MDVECQCGAVAFKTPTPEPLDIYCCHCSQCRKQSASAFGTSAIFPADGLFPLSDDLGSKLQSWTRPTKGGGHMDCYFCRVCGCRVLHRAHDKRGTPSQTVSIKGGLIAGLQMDRGKHIWTSSAVVRIPEEAERWAESPPGTPTDNDQ